The Rhodamnia argentea isolate NSW1041297 chromosome 10, ASM2092103v1, whole genome shotgun sequence sequence TGGACCGGTCAGCAATGAGACATCACACAAAGATTTTATGGGTTCTGTCAGTATGGCTGACAGTTCTCTCAGTCTTCGAGAAACTGAGGTCGAAAAGATCGGTGCATCGTTGGTAATTGAAACTATGGGAAATAGTCCAGAGGACTTGGGTGAAGGGTCAGAGAGTTCAGCAGATAGCGAATTACTCAACAGTTAGGTGTCTTTAATAGATCGCCATCGTGAATTTATTGTTTCTTGTTTAACCCTTTAGAGATTGCtcattttcatttctatttttgtaGAATTTGAGATATCACTCTGTCAAAATGAACTCCATGCTGGAATGGGTTTGGATGCAGCAGCTAAAGCATTCAATGCGCACCGCATATGTGCAGAGGAATTTCTGACTTCGATGACATCGATTGTGAAGAATGAAAATCTGGTTGTGAGATATAAAGACAGGTACCTGTTGTGGGAAAAAGCTGCTCCTATTGTTCTAGGGGTAGCTACATTTGATGTGGACATACCTGTGGATTTGAATGACACCATCCCTGTAGAACCAGAAGAGGCAGTGAAGCTCGTCGATGCGGATTCTGTACTTACTCCTACTTCCTCTGGACGTAGATGGAGACTCTGGCATATTCCATTCAGAAGAGTCAAAACATTGCAGCATGAAAGCAGTAATTCCTCAAATGAGGAAACATTCCTCGACTCCGAACCTGCTTCCCAAAATGTTGCCACAGAATCAACTTCTGTAGCAAATCAGGATGTGAAGTCTCCCCACAAACAACATATAAGGACCAAAATCCCGACTAGCGAGCAGATAGCATCTCTGAATCTAGAAGAAGGTCAAAATAAGGTTACTTTTAGTTTCTCTACCAGAGTTCTTGGGACACAACAGGTATGCCTAAGACACAGCATTTGGATGCTGTCTGCTAATTTCGTGGTAGATTTCTTCTCCGATTGGTGATCTATCTGTCATTTGTAGGTTGATGCTCATATCTACTTGTGGAAGTGGAATGCAAAAATTGTTATCTCTGATGTTGATGGGACAATTACCAAGTAGGTTTCTTATACAAGCTAGACTATTAAAGTAGCCCTACTGCCTCTTGTTGTTCGGTGTTGATATTTATGCTTTTCTTTGAAGATTTACTGGGAACTGTCATTTATTTCCATCTTGGGTTATGTTCTTTTAActttattataaaaattgttttttctATGAGCTGGGTCATTCTTATGTCTCTTAGTTGCACTTGTTTCCTGTCAATTTTCCTTCCATCATCAAGGTGTACACAGGGTTTTTTTGTTCAGGCTACATAGTAAGTTAGGTATCAAATATTATGTGCAATGACATGCCTTCTTCCTTGTACTTGCTCCTAACTATTATATAATTTGATGATTTATTTAAAGTTCCCTTATTTCCCCTTTTAGAAAAGGAATTCTCGTATAATTCTCTCATACGTGGCATAAAATACTTTTTTGATCAAGCAATGCAATTAGAAGGACATGCTCATTTGCTTGTTGGAGCTGTTGTCAGATTGACTGTAATGTTGTCATTGCTGATTCTTCGACTTCAAGTTTATATCAGCTACATATTGGACACACTTATGAGTTTCCTTCTATAGGTCTGATGTTCTCGGTCAATTCATGCCATTAGTCGGAAGAGATTGGACACAATCTGGAGTGGCCAGACTCTTCTCTGCAATTAAGGTATATTATGTTATTCTGCTGTCTTTCCAAGGAGCTATTCTTACATCGGCTGATGACATCTGAAGTGAAGGACATGGCCCTTCATGTTTCCCGTGgcctttttggtcattttagtCATGGTAGTTGAAATGTTGTATTAAGGCTTTAAATTTAACTAATGCATTTACAACCATGTTTCCCATTCACAAAAATTGAATCTATTAGGATACGGGACCACAAAATACATTTACAATGAAAGTGTATTTGAAATGCTAAATCTTTTCTATTGAATCCTACACATTTTAATTGGTGCAATCTGGTAGAAAGTATAACTCGATAATTTAAACTCATAGGTGGAAGGACTACATGAATATCAGGCCTATTGAAACCTCATACACAAGACAATTGAGGAACTTTAACGCTCCCTCTCACATGCAAATTGTATTGAGAACGACACAGAATTGACGAGCGGGGAGTCTCACGTGGCATGGGGCAGAACTTGGTTCTGATGCTACGTTAGAAGGTCCAATTGTAAAGTTTAAGCTGATAAATGGACGGAGAGTACATGATTATATGGCCCATTGAATTCTTTAAATGAGCCATGTGGGATACTTTTTTGGAATCTTTTTGAGAAAGCACAATCAAGTTCTTTCGTTAAATTGTACCAGAATCACCAGTGCTGCACTCGAAAATTGCCTATAGGACTGATTGCACTTTAGGATTTGACTGcaattttttgtaaatattaaAAACTTGACTGCACTAGTTAAAAGATTGAGGACTCGATACTTGGTTGCAATTCATACATAAAGCTAGAGTGGTCCACTTTTCCCCTATAGAAAGGGTTTTTTCTAAATGCTCCTTCTGTATAAGTTTAATTTTACATATTAAACAAAGGACGTGGACTTAACTAAATCAAAGAAATTGGAGGCAGGACATAATAAGAAGAATATAGGCAGAATTATAAAGGTTTCCGCATTCATACTTTTGACGTGTGCTCTAATCTGATGTTAGGATATGAGTCCACAATTTCTTAACATTATGAAACTCACTGGAATGTATTTATATTCAGTAAAAGCATGTTGTGAGGCATACCCTCAGGAAATAGCAACCTGAAGTCAGATCTTTTGTTAGGAAGGAATAGGGGAGTCAATGGTCTTTTGGAGAATGTATTAGAAGGAACTCTCAAGAATCTTCATGAGACAGGGTTCAAACAGAACTTCAAGTATGTCAACCACTTCCTTTAGTATTTTAGAAAATGTCATACCACCATAAAGTGGTCGAGCTAGGCTAGAATGGATCACTTCTTTGGATAGCTCATTACAGTAAATGGGGCTGCTCAGCTTGGATGATCCACTTGGCTGCAATGTAGGATAAGTTTTCTGCATTAGGATTTGATCATATTTCAACATCCTAACTTCCATTAATACTTGTGAAACATGGTGATTTTCCTTTGATAATATTTGTACtgatttcaattttgtctttgtggCAGGAGAATGGGTATCAATTACTCTTTTTGAGTGCGAGGGCAATTGTTCAGGCTTATCTAACCCGAAGTTTCCTCCTTAATCTTAAACAGGTAATAGATTAACCTGATCCATTTCTTGTGTTTGTTGGTCCTCTTCTCCTGTTATGGGAAAATCAAGAGAGCAGGTTATTTGGGATTCTGTGCAACCTTACTAGTTACTACGAAATCATTAGAGGGTTAGCATTGCACATCTTTCTCACGAGAGTATGTTAGCTCTATTTGTGTTGACCTGGTTTCTTAGACCTGAATTCTAGATTACATCAAGAAGGTCATTTCTTTTGCGACCTATTTCTGTCATTTAAAGTCTACTATATCTTGACATTCCTTTAGCCATTAAGATGTCTGTCTTTCAACATacagaaatatgtttggtaaaaagaaaaacacatacAGAAATATGACATTCAGACTGGTTTTGCACTATTCTCTGGGATTCATGATGAGTTGATTCCACCTTGTTCCCTGGCTTATTTGTAGGATGGAAAAGCTTTACCGAATGGACCTGTTGTTATATCACCTGATGGATTATTTCCATCATTATATCGAGAAGGTGACAGTTATGTTTAAAATTGTCTGGTTACCTCTAGTAACTTTTACTTGGTGGTAAATTCATGTTCATTACATCCAGATAACGTTTGCTTTTGTTGTTGCATCTACTTCTGGATATTTGCTATGATGCTATCCAcatcttttcaaaagaaataactACATGATCCTTGCCATTCTCCGAACTGTTTGCAGTTATTAGAAGAGCGCCACATGAATTCAAGATTGCATGTTTGGAGGTAaatatcaaatcaatcacttAGTGGAAAGAAATAACTACTCTATGCTGTAGAATGTCATTCCACAGCTTAGTTTGCTTTACGAGTGGAAAGTTCTTACTTTGCAGGATATCAAAGCACTTTTCCCTTCTGATTACAACCCATTTTATGCGGGGTTTGGGAACAGAGATACTGATGAATTGAGTTACAGGAAGATTGGGATCCCAAAGGGCAAAATATTCATCATTAACCCCAAGGTAACCATCCTTCCGAGGCCCCTAACTTCGACTACTCATGCTGTGTTCTCACTCGATAATTACTGTGCCTTGGCAGGGTGAGGTGGCCATAAGTCATCGCATCGATGTCAAGTCATACACATCCTTACATACCCTGGTCAATGACATGTTCCCCCCAACCTCATTAGTTGAGCAGGTAAACTGCATCTCTCTTGTGTTGTGCGGGGTGCCATTAGTGCTCTGAGGTTTTCTTCGCTTCTAATAGAAATCTATGTGGTTCCAGGAAGATTATAATGCATGGAATTATTGGAGATTCCCATTACCGGACATCGAAAGTTAGTTAGTAGCCTGTGTATATTTGCTATTTTTCACCGACTAGAGCACCAGCCCGAAGCCTCCTCCAAAGCCTTCTTACTCCAATTGTTCTATTTCTCTTGCATCTCACCTGCATGAAAAGTCTTTTTTGCCGGGGCGAAGAGCCTGCCCTTGTATTGAGAATGGCTGCATTGTCCCTCGTCCCTGTATTAGGTTACTGAATTATGCAGGGAAGCTATTGAAACTTCAGAGTTGGCAGTTTTTCATCAGTCACAACTGCTGATCCTATTCAAACCGTATAGCAGGCTAGTTCGAAAACATATTGTATAAGGGCTGATTCATGTTGTCAGTGGTTCAAGCTGTCATATCTGATCGGGAAAAGTCGACAATTCTTGGCAATACTTTGCTTCCCAATGTTCTAATGCCTCTGTTGGACCGGCAAATGTACTCTAGAGCTTGATAGTTGATACGTTTCTCTATTGTCTCTGTCACTTAGAAATTGTACCGTTGTTCCTATTGAAGTCTATCCAATCTTGCACCTAGTCCATAAAGTTCAAGGGTACAtagttttttttcataattttttttttcccagtttCAGTTTAGTAGAATGTGGAATATGCTTGTCACCTAATGTTTGTCACCTAATGTGGAGTACCAGTTAGCGTCAGCAACTCGGGACAAGATTTGGAAAAAGTGGGAAATTGTCTGAAGTTATTGCTTTTATAGTTTTGGAATTGCTTAGTAATGGTAATGGAAATGAGCTCAAGAGCATGCAAGTAGTTGCACATCTCTAGTAATGCATGTAGTTTTGCAACAGAGTGCGCATTTGTGCAAGATAAAGATCTacaaaatcatttaaaatgGCGGTTCTCCCCAGATCAACGGACTCATTTAATCATTAATCGACAATTTAATCTGCCATGTACAGAGGCCCAAGTttataaatttatgatttgatACGATAACTTTAGGATAATTATCAAGTCAAAAACTTCCATGTACGGACACCTAGTtattcccaaattttccattttaatgAGGTAAACAAGCTTTTGCTCTCTTAAAATCCCGGATTTAGTTGATTCACATTGGTGAGATTGAGTTGTGTTCTTCACTTTCAAGGACCAAAGATCCATGCTTTTCTTCTTGGAATCCAGGTTCCATTTTTGCCATTGTTTTGAATTTCTCCATTTTATTTATAGctgttttagtttttctttttttaatcttcattCAAATTTTGTTTTCGACCAAAGTCTCCCTATTCCGTTTGCTGGAAAAATCGAGTGCTTGCCAGTCGGCGAAAATTTGGTAGGTCGACAAGCTTAGGTCTTTCTTTGAGACTACTTGAccacttttgatttttatttgaagtaAGATTCACTTTGGATTCTATTTTGAGAAAGTGACTctactttaggctcttattaaAATTTTACTAT is a genomic window containing:
- the LOC115735093 gene encoding phosphatidate phosphatase PAH1, producing the protein MNVVGKVGSLISQGVYSVATPFHPFGGAVDIIVVQQQDGSFRSTPWYVRFGKFQGVLKGAEKIVRIGVNGVEANNFHMHLDNSGEACFVREVDSSKESSSNGFGKEAGNMDTTSNYDGSFNDRNKSVVGICRLEHSVSDSGAIQLQDEFESPRQLDRSESDGGKFYDFQDEQSSQDGSVDLSEYGSNRYRNLEGDNFAEAQSANSEVVLISVDGHVLTAPLPASERETGNVELNTPQFHLGPGEGTDFVEGSEEFGSGENAWASDYIGNMNTSTIDVVRFTNKTNGASGHVLGVYDGEGEHASVDKEPQNAKDLEGDTLGDLEDAYTGIKREDVFKSCSELQELANQSLETDITSSSAESDTLLQKASQTLAAVAETENDQNIEAQNNDDISPSPSLGTGASIELKVDVGPVSNETSHKDFMGSVSMADSSLSLRETEVEKIGASLVIETMGNSPEDLGEGSESSADSELLNKFEISLCQNELHAGMGLDAAAKAFNAHRICAEEFLTSMTSIVKNENLVVRYKDRYLLWEKAAPIVLGVATFDVDIPVDLNDTIPVEPEEAVKLVDADSVLTPTSSGRRWRLWHIPFRRVKTLQHESSNSSNEETFLDSEPASQNVATESTSVANQDVKSPHKQHIRTKIPTSEQIASLNLEEGQNKVTFSFSTRVLGTQQVDAHIYLWKWNAKIVISDVDGTITKSDVLGQFMPLVGRDWTQSGVARLFSAIKENGYQLLFLSARAIVQAYLTRSFLLNLKQDGKALPNGPVVISPDGLFPSLYREVIRRAPHEFKIACLEDIKALFPSDYNPFYAGFGNRDTDELSYRKIGIPKGKIFIINPKGEVAISHRIDVKSYTSLHTLVNDMFPPTSLVEQEDYNAWNYWRFPLPDIES